The DNA segment AACACCATGTCGATGACGACGATCTGGGCGACGATGGCGGCGAAGGTCGTGGCCGCCGAAGCCGGCCGCTCATGGTCCCCGCCCTCGATCTCGATATGGATTTCCCGCGTCCCCTTCCACAACAGGAACAGACCGCCGGCCGCACGGTCAGTCCTTGCGCACGAAGATCACGAGCCGGTCGGAATCGACCGTGGCGGCGAAGATGTTCCGCACCGCCACGCCCTCGGCCTCCAGCTTCGCGCTGATCTCGGGCTGTTCTGCCAGCGTCGATTGCAGATTGCGAACGTCGTACTCGTTGAGTGATACCGCATTCTCGATGGCGCGGGAGGTCTTATCACCCTTGAGCGTGTCGACCTCCACGAACTCGATATGGTTGATCGCCTCCATTTCGCCGATTTCCGCCCCCTTGTCGCGGGCCTGTTCGATCGCCGAGATGACGGTGTCCGGGTCGGCATTCACGCCTGCCCCCTCGTCCGGAGCAAAATCTGCGCCCTGTGCGACGGACGAACCGGACGCCGCCAAAGCTGTAATCAGAAGCCCGAGGCAAAACCCAATGCGCATCAGTTCCCCCCTTCTTTCACCTATCAGAAACAGGGACCAGGTTGCCGCGCCTGAAGTCATTCCGTCGGGCCGCACACAAGTCCCCGCCGCGGACAGCTGGGTGCCGCATGCCGCTTTATCGTTCATTGCGCCAGGCCGGGCTGCGGCACACGGGGCGTCAGGCCGGGCTGCGGTAAGCGGCCGGACTCCTTCTCTCTCGCGCGTTGCGCCCTTTCTACCTCTTCCCGTGCCTCTATGGAGGCGCGGTCGCGGAAGCTCGGTGCCGCTTCCAACTGCTCGCGGGTCAGGTTAATGCGCGCGACCTTCTCGCTAGGCCGGACATCGAACTCGTCCCACGACAATGCAACGTGCTTGGCCCCGATCCCAAAAAAACCGCCGATGGCAACAACCGCTCCCACGATCTCGTCATTTTGATTGAACAGCAGGCTGTGAACCGATCCGATGGAAGTATCGTCCGGTCCCTTTACCTCCATTCCGACGAGATCCTCTGATAGCATAAAGCCCCGCGGCTGCTCGACAATGAGCGTTTCCGCTGGCGGCGGCGCGGCGGCTCGGGCCTGTCCCTCTTCCTGGGCGACAGCCAATGCGCTACCTAGCCCGATGGTCAGCGCCGCGCCAACAAGTGTCGTTAGCCACCGGAACATGACAAATCTCCTTGGTGTACCTCTCCTCAATCGAGGTGTTGCGCGGGTCGGCAAGCTCAGCCCCCCGCGGGTCTGTGCTTTGCCGCATCTTTGCTTATTGACCCTGGTTCATCATGTGGTCTCGAACTTCCGCCGCAAGGTTCGGATCGTTTCGAACAGCCGTTACGATCTGATTGTATTTTTCGAGGGAAAGTCCGGTTTCAGTAACAGCTGTGCGCATCTCGTCGATGGCCCTCTGCTGAATCGCCTGCTTCTGCTCCGAGTCCTCTGCCTCCTCGATCACCGGCTGATAGGCTTGGCTGATGCGCTGAACTTCGAGCGAGGCCATAGCAAAGGTCTTCAGTTCGTCCTGGCTAAAGCTCTCCGCGTTTACCGGCGGTTGCTCCTCGCCCCCGGTCGTTTGTGCCAGTGCCGTGTTCATGGGCATTGCGCTTGGCGCAGCGAGCAACGCGGCGGCGAGCAACAAGCGTGTCAGTGTCATGAATTTCTCCTTTCCGTTTGGCATGACGCGCCGGCCGGACTTTGCACGGGGCACGTTGCCAAGTTGGACAGTCCGCGGCACCGCAGAGTTCCGAAAAACGCAAAACTTTTTTGAGAAACTTGTACGTGGGTAAAATGGGAACTTTTCCGCGGGCCAT comes from the Hyphomicrobiales bacterium genome and includes:
- a CDS encoding DUF4168 domain-containing protein, giving the protein MTLTRLLLAAALLAAPSAMPMNTALAQTTGGEEQPPVNAESFSQDELKTFAMASLEVQRISQAYQPVIEEAEDSEQKQAIQQRAIDEMRTAVTETGLSLEKYNQIVTAVRNDPNLAAEVRDHMMNQGQ
- a CDS encoding PRC-barrel domain-containing protein; protein product: MFRWLTTLVGAALTIGLGSALAVAQEEGQARAAAPPPAETLIVEQPRGFMLSEDLVGMEVKGPDDTSIGSVHSLLFNQNDEIVGAVVAIGGFFGIGAKHVALSWDEFDVRPSEKVARINLTREQLEAAPSFRDRASIEAREEVERAQRAREKESGRLPQPGLTPRVPQPGLAQ